From a region of the Daphnia magna isolate NIES linkage group LG1, ASM2063170v1.1, whole genome shotgun sequence genome:
- the LOC116920244 gene encoding lathosterol oxidase, translating into MDIVLDYSEEFFFKPYIYPETWRQDDPLRQLINLYVVTNIGGALLYLSCATASFYLLFDHQLMKHPLFLKDQIKLEIQYTLKSVPWISIPTVALFFLEVRGHSKLYDEVERSPLGWMKELANFVFFVFFTDMLIYWIHRFLHHRTIYKHFHKPHHIWKVPSPFASHAFHPVDGFLQSAPYHIFVFLFPLHKVTYLGLYVIVNMWSTSIHDGLFLVPKVLQPVINGAANHTVHHLYFDYNYGQYFTLWDRIGGSYLDPSTKLLEENDASWKNKLN; encoded by the exons ATGGATATCGTGTTGGACTATTCTGAAGAATTCTTTTTCAAGCCTTACATTTATCCCGAAACATGGCGACAGGACGATCCGTTAAGACAGCTGATCAACTTGTATGTTGTAACCAACATAGGTGGCGCTCTGCTGTACTTATCTTGTGCGACGGCGAGTTTCTATTTGTTATTTGATCATCAGCTAATGAAGCACCCTCTATTTCTAAAG GATCAAATCAAATTGGAGATCCAGTACACGTTGAAGTCTGTTCCATGGATCAGTATTCCAACTGTGGCGCTCTTCTTCCTCGAAGTGCGAGGCCACAGCAAACTATATGATGAAGTTGAACGGTCACCTTTAG GTTGGATGAAAGAGTTGGCCAATTTTGTATTCTTTGTCTTCTTCACGGACATGTTGATTTACTGGATTCATCGATTTCTTCATCATAGGACCATTTACAAG CATTTCCATAAACCGCATCATATTTGGAAAGTACCATCGCCATTTGCCAGTCACGCTTTTCATCCGGTAGATGGCTTTCTACAGAGTGCTCCTTACCACATTTTTGTCTTCTTGTTCCCTCTGCATAAAGTGACCTACCTTGGCCTCTACGTCATTGTCAACATGTGGTCAACGTCGATTCACGATGGCCTGTTCTTGGTACCCAAAGTGCTGCAACCTGTCATTAACGGAGCTGCCAACCACACCGTCCACCATCTTTACTTTGATTACAATTACGGGCAGTATTTCACCTTATGGGACCGCATTGGGGGGTCCTATCTTGATCCGTCCACTAAGTTGCTCGAAGAGAACGATGCTTCGTGGAAAAATAAGCTAAACTAA